A window of the Salvelinus alpinus chromosome 25, SLU_Salpinus.1, whole genome shotgun sequence genome harbors these coding sequences:
- the bub1bb gene encoding mitotic checkpoint serine/threonine-protein kinase BUB1 beta, with translation MAEGGEADWELCKENIQPLKKGRAISVLHQALSQQQEGSSSATNQHKQAFESELRVYDGDDPLDVWDRYVKWTEQTYPQGGKESNLNVLLERAVMRFTEENKYHNDSRYVDLWIKFAESGHEPLDIYTYMRAQGIGVQQASFYIAWSEEYENQGNSRTADSVYQEGFKRGAEPLEKLLQFHKALQARVSRQVMSGMVNEENDEEEEAEAAKPERVSLVDLKHRGKKKAVAPISRVGAALSSNSRSLQLQGPPALASSGQNSRLVIFDENKAVSAEPSEPKLESWMAPPPSRSKENEQRPEKWSNVKMPMKSRFGHSVVALPIKPNFQPFVEESDQPPAMTPCKINPAVNSVLSARKPCRDETPLKRLQQQQQEEGKALEHSMYCKELLLSGASEFCFEELRAERYRQKKAGGSGKEEQAGSGLPN, from the exons ATGGCAGAAGGTGGAGAAGCAGACTGGGAACTTTGCAAAGAGAACATCCAGCCCTTGAAGAAAGGTCGGGCCATATCAGTTTTACACCAGGCACTCAGTCAACAGCAAGAGGGTTCGAGCTCTGCCACCAACCAACACAAACA GGCTTTTGAGTCTGAACTGAGAGTGTATGATGGAGATGACCCCCTTGATGTTTGGGATCG GTATGTTAAATGGACAGAGCAGACCTATCcacagggaggaaaggagagtaaCCTTAATGTGCTTTTGGAGAGAGCTGTGATGCGCTTCACAGAGGAAAACAAATATCACAATGACAGCCGTTATGTTGACCTATGGATCAAATTT GCGGAGAGCGGTCACGAGCCTTTGGATATCTACACATATATGCGAGCCCAGGGAATAGGAGTACAACAGGCTTCCTTCTACATTGCCTGGTCTGAGGAGTATGAGAATCAGGGTAACTCTCGAACAGCAGACAGTGTCTACCAGGAGGGCTTCAAGCGTGGGGCTGAACCTCTGGAGAAACTCCTGCAGTTTCACAA GGCTTTGCAGGCGCGTGTGTCCCGGCAGGTGATGTCTGGAATGGTGAATGAGGAGAATGACGAGGAGGAGGAAGCTGAGGCAGCAAAGCCTGAGCGGGTTTCTCTGGTGGATCTAAAACACAGGGGGAAGAAAAAGGCTGTTGCACCCATTAGTAGAGTTGGTGCAGCACTGAGCA GTAATTCACGAAGCCTACAGTTACAAGGCCCACCAGCTCTGGCCAGCAGTGGTCAAAACAGTCGCCTTGTGATCTTTGATGAGAACAAGGCTGTCAGTGCTGAGCCCTCTGAACCAAAGTTGGAATCTTGGATGGCCCCACCCCCATCGAGATCCAAGGAGAACGAGCAGAGGCCTGAGAAATGGAGCAACGTAAAG ATGCCAATGAAGTCCAGGTTTGGTCACAGTGTTGTGGCTCTGCCCATCAAGCCAAACTTCCAGCCCTTTGTGGAGGAGTCGGATCAGCCTCCAGCTAT GACACCGTGTAAGATCAACCCAGCTGTGAATTCAGTGTTGTCTGCACGAAAGCCCTGCAGGGATGAGACTCCTCTGAAGAGactgcagcaacagcagcaggaaGAGGGGAAAGCTCTGGAGCATAGCATGTACTGCAAGGAGCTGCTGCTCAGTGGCGCCTCCGAGTTCTGCTTTGAGGAACTGCGGGCTGAGCGCTACCGACAGAAGAAGGCAGGGGGCAGTGGCAAGGAAGAGCAAGCGGGCTCTGGTCTTCCAAACTGA